A window of the Bacteroides thetaiotaomicron VPI-5482 genome harbors these coding sequences:
- a CDS encoding transposase, which produces MEYDNHLDTLGERNSYSKTDPDATFMHMKEDTMKNGQTKPGYNLQIGTENQFLIDFRLFPNPTDTLTLIPFFHSFEQRYNHLPTVGVADSGYGSEEGIRHRGRRCIEPEAVFGQMKHNMAYRRSGMWEKKRLQWTLHSLL; this is translated from the coding sequence ATGGAATACGACAACCATCTTGATACTCTTGGAGAACGCAACTCCTATTCCAAGACCGATCCTGATGCCACCTTCATGCACATGAAAGAAGACACCATGAAAAACGGACAGACCAAGCCCGGATATAATCTGCAAATAGGTACCGAGAACCAATTCCTCATAGACTTCCGGCTGTTTCCCAACCCAACCGATACACTGACCCTCATACCTTTCTTCCACTCCTTTGAGCAACGCTATAACCACTTACCAACTGTCGGAGTGGCAGACTCCGGTTACGGCTCGGAAGAAGGCATCAGGCATAGGGGAAGGCGATGTATAGAACCGGAAGCAGTTTTTGGACAAATGAAACACAACATGGCATACAGAAGGTCCGGCATGTGGGAGAAGAAAAGGTTACAATGGACTTTGCATTCTTTGCTATAA
- a CDS encoding IS1182 family transposase: protein MLWQSYIFVLTFPNQTVLFPQRIDENIASNDPVRIVNTVVDNLNLDNFKKLYKATGRCPYHPKMMLKVIIYSYMNNIYSCRKIEKLLLCDIHYIWLSANEHPDFTTINRFRNRAKEEINTVFTQLVLVLADKGFISLDVEHIYGSKIEFRANKYTFVWRKTVEKNRTKLMDKIRILLE from the coding sequence TTGTTATGGCAAAGTTACATTTTCGTCCTTACATTCCCCAACCAGACCGTTCTTTTTCCACAAAGAATTGATGAAAACATAGCATCGAACGATCCGGTTCGCATAGTTAATACTGTTGTTGATAATCTCAATCTTGACAATTTCAAGAAGCTTTATAAAGCAACCGGTCGTTGTCCTTATCATCCTAAAATGATGCTTAAGGTGATTATTTACTCCTACATGAACAATATCTATTCGTGCCGCAAAATAGAGAAGCTTCTCCTATGTGACATCCATTATATCTGGCTTTCCGCTAATGAACATCCGGATTTTACTACCATCAACCGTTTTCGAAACCGTGCAAAAGAAGAAATAAATACCGTATTTACGCAGTTGGTCCTTGTCCTTGCCGACAAAGGTTTTATCAGCCTTGACGTAGAGCATATCTACGGTAGCAAGATTGAGTTCAGGGCCAACAAATATACTTTTGTCTGGCGCAAGACAGTCGAAAAGAACCGTACAAAGCTGATGGATAAGATCCGCATTCTCCTGGAGTAG
- a CDS encoding alkaline phosphatase: MLKRIIIALTIACFALAETKATPKYIFLFIGDSMGLGHIMATEEYLRTNEFELLLMFGFPNVGIMATFSASSPITDSAAAGTALACGHKANR; the protein is encoded by the coding sequence ATGCTTAAACGAATAATTATTGCATTGACCATTGCTTGTTTCGCACTGGCAGAAACGAAAGCTACTCCCAAATATATCTTCTTATTTATAGGAGACAGTATGGGGCTTGGCCATATTATGGCAACGGAAGAATATCTTAGAACCAATGAATTTGAACTTCTCCTTATGTTTGGATTTCCTAATGTCGGAATAATGGCCACATTCTCCGCTTCATCTCCTATAACAGATTCAGCAGCAGCTGGAACAGCTTTGGCATGTGGGCATAAGGCCAATAGATGA
- a CDS encoding SusC/RagA family TonB-linked outer membrane protein, giving the protein MSALTRKLILLLVVCITAIGAAAQTRTLSGEVVEKSGDPLVGVSVFNREYKIGTTTDIDGKFEITLPSGVKKLTFSYIGFQPLEIDLKPDENKITVTMTEDAQALDEVVVVGYGTQKKVNLTGAVSVITDKELSDRPSQSLTSMLQGTTPGLNITTGSGLPNKSPSINVRGTTSVNATNPLVLVDGVESDLSQVNPSDVKSISVIKDASAAAIYGARAAFGVILVTTKAGESDDATGKRARTTVRYSGRFGWEANTNSTDYEDRGYWAVYTANLFARAKDGKNIIDYTDKDMAELLARVNDRTEHPDRPWIVEDVRNGKKQWVYYGNYDHYHMNFSDNRPKMQHNISLSGGIGDVNYFVSGAYEYRKGILKVNPDTYNKYNLRSKIEFPVTKWARFSNNTSLYSTSYKSQGNGSIEDTFGYSANGAFACYPNKNPDGTWIYSVPYQSTKMANGRHIMIGEGSHRNLERNMSFINTSRFIVTPIKQLSITGDFSYKFDQDRNYWRSNHLNFRMYPDSEMDFYGIGAGQNKLTEQVYTSNYISVNAYANYNQSWNDKHNLAATFGFNYEHWHKKNLSAVGYELSSDDLDDLNLATTMFSMGGGQNEYKLAGWFGRVNYDYDGRYFAEISGRYDGTSRFASNNRWGCFPSGSVGWRISEEKFMEWARPSLSNLKFRVSYGSLGNQNVSSFYTFLRMITLSDFDTFNFGSDTKAKYSSIGAPIAQNLTWETARQWNIGADLAMFNNRLNFTGDIYVRNTVNMLTDGIELPGVYGATPPQMNTADLRTKGYELSATWHDNLKIFGHNLSYSVSANLSNYDARITRYDNPEKVFAKSYYPGMKLGEIWGYHVDGLFASDEEAAQYSSQVDLGVVAKNLPQGTWRAGDLKFADLDGDGKISVGEDSALNPGDMKIIGNELPTLQYGFSGSLNYMGFDIYAFFQGTGNHYWYPNGYNYQFWGSFSDPVAGYIPRNFIDQCWSKDNPGAYFPRPLGQSAKNGQLSFVNDRYLQNIRYMRFKNLTIGYSIPGKILSKVSIQQLRVYFTAENLCYWSPIKKHSKYIDPEAAFSRSSNQLNAMYYPWAKTYMFGIDITL; this is encoded by the coding sequence ATGAGTGCATTAACAAGAAAATTAATTTTGCTGCTCGTGGTTTGCATAACTGCAATCGGAGCAGCAGCACAGACAAGAACGCTTAGCGGTGAAGTTGTCGAAAAAAGCGGAGACCCGTTAGTGGGTGTCAGTGTATTCAATCGAGAATACAAGATAGGGACAACGACTGACATAGATGGCAAGTTTGAAATCACACTTCCCTCCGGCGTAAAAAAACTGACTTTCTCCTATATAGGCTTTCAACCTTTGGAAATAGATTTGAAGCCTGACGAGAATAAAATAACCGTTACAATGACTGAAGACGCTCAAGCTCTTGATGAGGTCGTAGTGGTGGGCTATGGCACACAAAAAAAGGTTAATCTCACAGGAGCGGTCTCGGTAATTACAGATAAGGAGCTTTCCGATCGTCCGTCCCAGTCACTTACCTCAATGCTTCAAGGTACGACTCCTGGACTTAACATCACGACGGGTTCCGGTCTTCCGAACAAATCTCCATCAATCAATGTACGTGGTACCACTTCAGTAAATGCCACCAATCCTCTCGTCCTGGTAGATGGTGTTGAAAGTGATCTTAGCCAAGTCAACCCAAGCGATGTCAAGAGTATTTCAGTTATCAAAGATGCTTCAGCCGCAGCCATATATGGAGCTCGTGCCGCATTTGGTGTTATTTTGGTCACCACTAAGGCTGGAGAGAGCGATGATGCAACAGGGAAAAGAGCCAGGACTACAGTTCGATACAGTGGCAGATTCGGCTGGGAGGCAAACACCAACAGTACAGATTATGAGGACCGTGGTTATTGGGCTGTCTATACTGCCAACTTATTTGCCAGAGCTAAAGACGGTAAAAATATCATAGACTACACAGATAAGGATATGGCTGAGTTACTGGCACGTGTCAACGACCGTACAGAACACCCGGATCGTCCGTGGATAGTTGAAGATGTACGTAATGGAAAAAAACAGTGGGTATATTATGGAAATTATGACCATTATCACATGAATTTCAGTGATAACCGGCCTAAAATGCAGCATAATATATCACTGTCAGGCGGCATTGGCGATGTAAATTACTTCGTATCCGGAGCGTATGAATACCGTAAAGGCATCTTGAAAGTTAATCCTGATACCTATAACAAATATAATCTTCGGTCTAAAATAGAGTTTCCTGTTACAAAATGGGCGCGATTTTCCAATAACACATCACTTTACTCTACTTCCTATAAATCTCAGGGAAACGGCAGTATAGAAGACACATTCGGATATTCTGCAAATGGTGCATTTGCATGTTATCCCAACAAGAATCCGGATGGAACATGGATATACTCAGTACCTTATCAGAGTACAAAAATGGCAAATGGCCGTCATATTATGATTGGAGAGGGCTCACATCGTAATCTTGAACGCAATATGAGTTTTATAAATACTTCCCGTTTTATAGTAACCCCTATCAAGCAATTAAGTATTACAGGCGATTTTTCATACAAATTTGATCAGGACCGTAATTATTGGCGTTCAAATCATTTGAATTTCAGGATGTATCCTGATTCCGAAATGGACTTTTACGGTATTGGGGCCGGCCAAAACAAACTTACTGAACAGGTTTATACATCGAACTATATATCTGTAAATGCCTATGCAAATTATAATCAAAGCTGGAATGATAAACATAATTTAGCCGCAACATTTGGTTTCAATTATGAACATTGGCATAAAAAAAATCTTAGTGCAGTAGGTTATGAGTTATCATCAGATGACCTCGATGACTTGAATCTCGCAACAACCATGTTTTCAATGGGAGGTGGTCAGAACGAATACAAGCTTGCAGGATGGTTCGGACGTGTCAACTATGATTATGACGGACGTTATTTTGCTGAGATTAGCGGACGTTATGATGGTACTTCCCGTTTTGCTTCCAATAACCGTTGGGGATGCTTCCCTTCCGGTTCCGTAGGCTGGAGAATATCCGAAGAAAAATTCATGGAATGGGCACGCCCGTCACTTAGCAATCTGAAATTCAGGGTTTCATACGGAAGTCTGGGAAACCAGAACGTATCTTCTTTTTATACGTTCCTTCGTATGATTACTCTCAGTGACTTTGACACATTCAACTTTGGTTCTGATACAAAGGCGAAATATTCGTCTATCGGAGCACCCATAGCACAAAACCTTACTTGGGAAACGGCACGTCAGTGGAATATTGGTGCAGATCTAGCGATGTTCAACAATCGTTTGAATTTTACCGGAGACATTTATGTGCGAAATACCGTTAATATGCTTACCGATGGTATTGAGCTTCCCGGAGTATATGGTGCCACTCCTCCGCAGATGAACACGGCGGACTTGCGGACAAAAGGATATGAACTTTCTGCCACATGGCATGATAATTTGAAGATATTCGGTCACAACCTTTCTTATTCTGTTTCTGCCAATCTCAGTAATTATGATGCACGGATAACACGTTATGATAATCCTGAGAAAGTATTTGCAAAGAGCTACTATCCGGGCATGAAACTTGGTGAAATATGGGGTTATCATGTAGATGGTCTGTTTGCTTCTGATGAAGAGGCAGCCCAATATTCATCCCAGGTAGATCTTGGAGTTGTTGCCAAGAATCTTCCTCAAGGAACATGGAGGGCAGGTGATCTTAAATTTGCTGATCTTGATGGGGATGGTAAGATATCTGTAGGTGAGGACTCTGCTTTGAATCCGGGTGATATGAAAATCATCGGAAACGAACTTCCTACCCTCCAGTATGGATTCTCTGGCTCCCTAAACTATATGGGATTTGATATTTATGCCTTCTTCCAAGGAACCGGCAACCACTATTGGTATCCAAATGGCTATAATTACCAATTTTGGGGTTCATTTTCGGATCCTGTGGCAGGATATATACCACGTAACTTTATCGACCAATGTTGGTCGAAGGACAACCCGGGTGCATATTTTCCCCGCCCTCTCGGACAGTCAGCAAAAAATGGTCAGTTAAGCTTTGTAAATGACAGGTATCTTCAGAATATCCGCTATATGCGTTTCAAAAATCTGACAATAGGATATTCTATCCCCGGAAAAATACTTTCAAAAGTATCAATCCAACAATTGCGCGTATATTTCACAGCCGAGAATCTGTGTTACTGGTCTCCCATAAAGAAACATTCCAAATATATTGATCCGGAAGCCGCCTTCAGTCGCAGCAGCAATCAACTTAATGCGATGTATTATCCTTGGGCAAAAACCTATATGTTCGGAATTGATATAACATTATAA
- a CDS encoding RagB/SusD family nutrient uptake outer membrane protein: MKIIKYLVFTVAVTLMCGCNDDLDLLPKDRMSSEEYFRTASDLELFTNPLYNNILPKVQYKDQSDIYVCQSLSNELMGGSYRTVPASGGGWSWTDLRRINTLLGNIDKCEDSDAAEKYSAVARFFRAYFYADKIERFGDVPWYDTELSDTDPELYKPRDSRELVMQKMLEDLDFAIEHLPSRNNEAEAPYKVTKGAALAFKSRVCLFEGTYRKYHNLRIEGHDADYYLAQSADAAGKLIDSGEYSLYSTGSPSTDYNILFAEDDANPNEYILAISYRYAIFNNSHGSNAHMLLSNQGRPGYTRKMVCMYLNSDGTRFTDRPGWETMGFNEETVNRDPRLAQSIRTPGYTRIGKKEILAPDLGVAITGYQPIKFVQDPTAAGGNTDRASYSVNDLPVIRYAEVLLNYAEAKAELGTLTQSDLDRSVNLLRGRVGMLGIDMGMSNAIPDPYLCDPKTGFPNVNGANKGVILEIRRERTVELVQEGFRWSDLMRWKAGYAINDSDDKSFSPFMGMYIAGAGEYDLSGDGKVDVIFYNQGTPKPNAGVGVQVYALGKDILLSNNDHGYIYYHRSVPRVNFNEQRDYLYPIPIHERSLNNSLTQNPGWDDGLGF; this comes from the coding sequence ATGAAAATAATAAAATATCTGGTTTTCACCGTAGCTGTCACTCTGATGTGTGGGTGCAACGATGATCTTGACCTTCTGCCGAAGGACAGAATGTCATCGGAAGAATATTTCCGTACAGCTTCAGACCTGGAGCTCTTCACGAATCCTTTATATAATAACATCCTTCCCAAAGTTCAATACAAGGATCAGAGCGACATTTATGTATGTCAGTCGCTCTCCAATGAGCTGATGGGGGGCTCCTATCGTACCGTCCCCGCTTCAGGCGGTGGATGGTCATGGACAGACCTCAGACGTATCAACACTTTGCTTGGCAACATTGACAAATGCGAAGATTCCGATGCCGCCGAAAAATATTCGGCTGTCGCCAGATTCTTCCGTGCGTACTTCTATGCTGACAAAATCGAACGATTTGGCGATGTGCCTTGGTACGATACCGAACTAAGCGATACTGATCCTGAACTCTACAAGCCTCGCGATTCCCGCGAGTTAGTGATGCAGAAAATGCTGGAGGATCTCGATTTCGCAATCGAACATCTTCCCTCCCGCAACAATGAGGCTGAAGCCCCCTATAAAGTAACCAAAGGTGCTGCTCTCGCTTTCAAAAGCAGAGTATGTCTGTTTGAAGGTACTTATCGTAAGTATCACAACTTACGGATTGAAGGACATGACGCAGACTATTACTTGGCCCAATCGGCTGATGCAGCAGGCAAGCTGATTGACAGTGGTGAATATTCGCTTTATTCTACCGGCTCTCCTTCTACCGACTACAATATTCTCTTTGCAGAGGATGATGCCAATCCGAACGAATATATCCTGGCCATTAGCTACCGCTATGCAATCTTTAACAATTCACATGGATCAAACGCACACATGTTGTTGAGTAATCAAGGACGTCCCGGCTATACCCGCAAGATGGTTTGTATGTATCTTAATTCAGATGGAACCCGATTTACTGACCGTCCCGGTTGGGAGACGATGGGATTTAATGAAGAGACTGTAAACCGTGACCCCCGTTTGGCTCAGTCTATACGTACTCCCGGTTATACACGAATCGGAAAGAAAGAGATTCTCGCTCCGGATCTCGGCGTTGCAATCACGGGATATCAACCTATCAAATTCGTACAAGATCCCACGGCTGCCGGAGGCAATACCGACAGGGCAAGCTATTCAGTAAATGATTTACCTGTCATCAGATATGCTGAAGTCCTTCTGAATTATGCAGAGGCAAAGGCCGAACTGGGGACATTGACGCAGTCGGATCTTGACCGCTCCGTAAATCTGCTACGTGGTCGTGTCGGTATGCTCGGGATTGACATGGGGATGTCGAACGCTATCCCTGATCCATATCTTTGCGACCCTAAAACCGGTTTCCCAAATGTGAATGGTGCCAACAAAGGTGTCATACTTGAAATACGTCGTGAGCGTACCGTTGAACTCGTACAGGAAGGCTTCCGTTGGTCTGACCTTATGCGATGGAAAGCAGGATATGCAATAAATGACTCTGATGATAAATCATTTTCTCCATTTATGGGAATGTATATTGCAGGAGCTGGAGAATATGACTTATCCGGTGATGGGAAAGTTGACGTGATTTTTTATAATCAGGGTACTCCTAAACCCAATGCCGGAGTTGGAGTTCAGGTATATGCTCTCGGAAAGGATATATTGTTGTCAAATAATGATCATGGCTACATATATTACCACAGGAGTGTTCCAAGAGTTAACTTCAATGAACAAAGAGATTATCTTTACCCAATTCCTATCCATGAACGCTCGCTGAATAATAGCTTGACACAGAATCCTGGATGGGATGATGGTTTAGGTTTTTGA
- a CDS encoding PHP domain-containing protein, with product MKQLIIITFIFLVGQVKASGQTYYTEATNSDMLHQANRTGASTRVEFILPDSIEGYIPLKADLHLHTYFSDGHLSPSARVREAWLDGLDAISVTDHIEYHPADTDMIGYLGATLPDGIEAHNVNKKTNVKPKQDLNKSVELTKKAAVSYGLLIIPGIEITREPKGIGHYNALFTTDNNGIYDPDPLTAIRNAKAQGALVMHNHPGWRRESIQHPDFELKAYGEGLIDGIEANNGTAFCPGTIDRAKEDNLFVASTTDLHDTSFEEYIGRGLRRDMTIILAKDRSLDAMRDALENRRTIGYGAGGTLMGQEYLLRQLFMSCVSISPVNGHNIQLKNPTSLRFIIHPDGKNPIVLPEFSSIILSDKDRGFSVDNAWTGADSFLRISL from the coding sequence ATGAAACAACTTATAATTATTACCTTCATCTTTCTTGTTGGTCAAGTAAAAGCATCAGGGCAAACATATTACACCGAGGCTACAAATAGTGATATGTTACATCAGGCAAATCGTACAGGAGCCTCCACTCGCGTCGAGTTCATACTTCCCGATTCCATCGAAGGATATATTCCACTGAAGGCGGATCTTCATCTTCATACATACTTTTCTGACGGACATCTGTCGCCGTCTGCTCGTGTCCGAGAAGCTTGGCTCGATGGTCTTGATGCTATTTCAGTGACTGATCACATTGAATATCATCCCGCCGATACTGATATGATAGGTTATCTAGGAGCTACACTCCCTGATGGTATCGAGGCTCATAATGTGAATAAAAAAACTAATGTTAAACCAAAGCAAGATCTGAACAAATCTGTTGAACTTACCAAGAAAGCTGCCGTCAGCTATGGTCTGCTTATTATTCCCGGTATAGAAATCACACGTGAGCCAAAAGGTATCGGGCACTATAACGCTCTGTTCACAACAGATAACAATGGCATATATGACCCGGATCCTCTCACCGCAATTCGCAACGCCAAAGCTCAGGGAGCTTTGGTGATGCATAATCATCCCGGTTGGCGCCGTGAATCGATTCAACACCCAGATTTTGAACTAAAAGCATACGGCGAAGGGCTTATTGACGGAATAGAAGCCAACAATGGCACAGCATTTTGTCCCGGAACTATAGACCGAGCAAAAGAAGACAACTTATTCGTAGCATCGACGACCGACCTTCACGATACATCGTTTGAGGAATATATTGGTAGAGGACTACGTCGGGACATGACGATAATCTTAGCTAAGGACCGTTCACTTGATGCAATGAGAGATGCTCTTGAAAATAGACGTACCATCGGATATGGTGCAGGAGGGACATTAATGGGACAGGAATACCTTTTACGTCAACTTTTTATGAGTTGTGTTTCCATCTCTCCCGTAAATGGTCATAATATCCAACTCAAGAATCCTACTTCTTTGCGTTTTATCATTCATCCGGATGGAAAAAATCCTATTGTACTCCCTGAATTTAGCTCAATAATTTTGTCTGACAAGGACCGCGGGTTCTCTGTAGATAATGCATGGACAGGAGCTGATTCATTTTTAAGAATATCATTATAA
- a CDS encoding tyrosine-type recombinase/integrase, translating into MATVKIKFRPSSVDGKEGTVYYQVIHVRVARQISTSYRLFPAEWDKRRARIVAAPSDEGRRQHLSLLEGKIMEDTDRLEGIITTLERRRGAFTADDVVSAFNGGHYSLSFPVFMREVINGLKRLGKIRTSETYTSTLNSFIRFMEGRDVLPDDMDSDLMVAYEAWLESGGVSMNTISFYMRNLRAVYNRAVEKGLTVQRFPFKHVYTGVEKTTKRAVPLHVIKRLKSLDLSFEPAKAYARDMLLFSFYTRGMSMVDMAFLKKKDLNNGILSYRRKKTGQQLLIKWEPCMQEIVDRYNIPGSPYLLSVIDRPGTDERKQYINASHRINRHLKVLGKELGMSVPLTHYVARHSWASAARSKNIPISVISEGMGHDSETTTRIYLASLDTATIDRANKLILKSLQI; encoded by the coding sequence ATGGCTACAGTAAAAATTAAGTTCAGACCATCCTCGGTGGATGGTAAAGAGGGTACAGTTTATTACCAAGTGATTCATGTACGTGTGGCAAGACAGATTAGCACCTCATACAGGCTGTTCCCCGCCGAGTGGGACAAAAGGCGGGCCCGTATCGTCGCCGCTCCGTCCGATGAGGGAAGACGGCAACACCTGTCACTGCTGGAGGGTAAGATAATGGAGGATACCGACAGGCTGGAGGGTATCATCACAACCCTGGAACGGAGAAGGGGGGCTTTTACGGCCGACGACGTGGTTTCCGCCTTTAACGGCGGACATTACAGCCTGTCTTTCCCCGTCTTCATGCGGGAGGTCATAAACGGCCTGAAACGCCTGGGCAAGATACGGACCAGTGAGACCTACACCTCCACCCTCAACAGCTTCATACGGTTCATGGAAGGGAGAGATGTGTTGCCCGACGATATGGATTCCGATCTGATGGTCGCATACGAGGCATGGCTGGAATCGGGCGGGGTTTCCATGAATACCATTTCCTTTTACATGCGTAACTTGCGGGCGGTATATAACCGTGCCGTGGAGAAGGGGCTTACTGTCCAGCGTTTCCCTTTCAAACATGTCTATACCGGAGTTGAGAAGACTACGAAACGGGCGGTACCCCTGCATGTGATAAAGCGGCTCAAGTCATTGGACCTGTCATTTGAGCCCGCAAAGGCTTATGCGAGGGACATGCTACTCTTCAGCTTTTATACAAGAGGAATGTCCATGGTCGATATGGCGTTCCTGAAAAAGAAGGATCTTAACAACGGCATCCTCTCATACCGGCGGAAGAAAACCGGCCAGCAGCTCCTTATAAAATGGGAGCCGTGCATGCAGGAAATCGTGGACCGTTACAACATCCCCGGATCCCCGTACCTTCTTTCCGTTATCGACAGACCGGGAACAGATGAGAGGAAACAATATATCAACGCCTCCCACCGTATCAACAGGCATTTGAAAGTTCTTGGGAAGGAACTGGGGATGTCCGTCCCCCTGACCCATTACGTGGCGCGCCATTCCTGGGCCAGCGCGGCCCGGAGCAAGAACATCCCGATTTCGGTGATCAGCGAGGGTATGGGACACGATTCGGAGACAACAACGAGGATCTACCTGGCCTCGCTGGATACCGCCACCATTGACAGGGCAAACAAGTTGATTTTGAAATCCTTGCAGATATAA
- a CDS encoding transcriptional regulator — protein sequence MSLYSTETQPNAMGGKAENGPETISDPEVKKYTGNKEITSWCYLFIHHAKVETVSKKLQTEQYRIFVHKSIVYKRGNKRIKKEEQATISGLVFIQGDANRIQKFLKENFFNLYLVKDCSTGEIAAIPDSVMQPFMRVSEVIPTRIRFMPHSFDYYSVGNPLVRITSGILSGLEGYRIRISRDKCLVTSIGGMTVAIGGIYKESFENLDEYVRLRRKQLEKIRQSSYVTFTPLQKEIDGCFFTPQNQLDIMGMAENLTPWVTRMKSDMVKKNFDEAVEIAFFLLEETGSYFRSIYYDSHIGDMKDMMIICEKADQILVSVINCMDISVDLKEIVETGRESLAIRYPFLPIEL from the coding sequence ATGTCACTGTATAGTACAGAAACTCAACCTAACGCCATGGGGGGCAAAGCGGAGAACGGACCAGAGACGATTTCTGATCCGGAGGTAAAGAAATATACCGGAAACAAGGAGATAACATCCTGGTGCTATTTGTTTATCCATCATGCCAAAGTAGAAACTGTGAGCAAGAAATTGCAAACAGAACAATACCGTATCTTTGTTCATAAGAGTATCGTCTATAAACGTGGGAACAAGCGGATAAAGAAAGAGGAACAGGCAACCATTTCCGGCCTTGTCTTTATCCAAGGTGACGCTAACAGGATTCAAAAATTCTTAAAAGAGAACTTTTTCAATTTATATTTAGTGAAGGATTGCAGTACCGGAGAAATAGCCGCCATACCTGACAGTGTGATGCAACCTTTCATGCGGGTGTCGGAAGTTATTCCCACCCGTATCCGTTTCATGCCCCACTCCTTTGATTATTATTCTGTGGGGAATCCTTTAGTCCGGATTACTTCCGGTATCCTTTCCGGCCTTGAAGGATATCGCATCAGAATCTCTCGTGACAAGTGCCTGGTCACTTCCATTGGAGGAATGACAGTGGCCATTGGAGGCATATATAAGGAGAGTTTCGAGAATCTGGACGAATATGTCCGTCTGCGGAGGAAGCAGCTGGAAAAAATCAGGCAATCATCGTATGTCACATTCACACCGCTTCAAAAGGAAATAGACGGCTGTTTTTTTACACCCCAAAATCAATTGGATATAATGGGCATGGCGGAAAATCTCACGCCGTGGGTTACAAGGATGAAATCCGATATGGTAAAAAAGAACTTTGATGAAGCGGTGGAAATAGCGTTCTTCCTGCTTGAAGAAACAGGAAGCTATTTCCGGAGTATATATTACGATTCCCATATCGGAGACATGAAAGACATGATGATAATATGTGAAAAAGCGGATCAAATTCTGGTGTCTGTTATAAACTGCATGGATATATCTGTGGATTTGAAGGAAATTGTAGAAACCGGACGGGAGTCGCTGGCTATTCGATATCCGTTTCTGCCGATAGAATTGTAG
- a CDS encoding BT0820 family HAD-type phosphatase, with translation MRIAIDFDGTIVEHRYPRIGKEIPFAIATLKQLQTERHLLVLWTVREGKLLDEAVDFCRKRGLEFYAVNANHPEEEVRNDMTSPCRKVVADLYIDDLNVGKLPDWGAIYEMIHNRWSYERYLNEIHGFEKQKKISIWKRIFR, from the coding sequence ATGAGGATAGCTATAGATTTTGACGGAACGATTGTGGAACACAGATATCCGCGGATAGGGAAAGAGATTCCTTTTGCCATTGCCACCCTGAAACAGTTGCAGACCGAACGGCATTTGCTTGTTTTATGGACGGTGCGTGAGGGGAAACTGCTTGACGAGGCGGTGGACTTCTGCCGCAAGCGCGGATTGGAGTTTTATGCTGTCAATGCAAATCATCCGGAAGAAGAAGTGAGAAACGATATGACCAGCCCTTGCAGGAAAGTCGTGGCCGACTTGTACATTGATGACTTGAATGTGGGGAAACTGCCCGACTGGGGAGCTATCTATGAGATGATACATAATCGGTGGAGTTATGAACGCTATTTGAATGAAATTCATGGCTTTGAGAAACAGAAAAAGATTTCCATTTGGAAACGGATATTTAGGTAA